The Bacteroidota bacterium genome includes the window ACAGTCGCAGTAGGTTCATTATAAAGAAATAAATAGCTATTTTCGTAGTTCAAACTTATTTATAACCCAATTTATGAAGTATTTCTCCTTTTTAACACCCCTTTTTATTTGCTGTATACTTTGTGCAAGCACCACCAATGTTAGCGCACAAATAGTAATTAACGAATTTTCAGCTTCGAATTTATCACAGTATGTCGATAATCATAGCGACTATAATGATTGGATTGAACTGTACAATAACTCTTCGAGTGCTATCAATATAGGGGGTTATTATTTAAGCGATGACACACTTAACAAAACCAAATGGCAAATTCCCTCCACTGCTGTAATTGCAGCAAATGGATTTATGCGCTTTTGGGCTTCTGGTCGCAACGAGTTTATTGTTGGAAATTACCACACCAATTTCAGCCTTAAGCAAACCAAATCAACACATGAGTACATAGTGCTTTCTGATGCATCTGCAACAATAATTGATTTTATTGATATTCATAAAAAAACTCAACTTGGACATTCCTACGGCCGTAAGCCCGATGGAGCCGCTACTTGGGGTGTATTTATTTCTCCAAGCCCCAATACATCCAACACAGCCGCTGTTTATCCTGGTTATGTAGCAAAGCCTTCTTTTAGTGTTGCTCCTGGTTTTTACGCTTCAGCCATTTCAGTTGATATAACCTGTGCCGATTCTTTAGCAACGATTCGCTATACACTTGATGGTTCACAACCCACAACGGTATCGCCAATTTATACAGGTCCTATTACCATTGCATCCACTAAAGTTATTAAAGCAATGGCCTATAATACAGCATCTGGGAAGTTACCAAGTTTTGTGGCGTATGAATCTATTTTTATAAATGTAAATCATACGCTTCCGGTAGTATCAATTTCGGCAAGTGCACTAACCTCTTTGGCCAACAACATTAACGCGAACCTTACCCCATTCGGAAGCTTTGAATATTTTAACGATGCACAAGTATTGACCGCTAAAAGTTATGGCGAATTTAACCGTCATGGACAAGATTCATGGGCCAATAGCCAACGCAGTTTGGATTTTGTGTCGCGCGACGAAATGGGCTACAATCATGCAGTAGAGGAAGTATTGTTTAACACAACAACGCGCAATGATTATCAACGTGTAATTTTACGAGCAGCAGGCGACGATAATTATCCTGCCGATCACGATCCCGACAATATTGGAAGCGCGCACATTCGCGATGCTTTTATTCACAATGTAGCAGTGCAAGATAAGCTCGATTTGGATGCGCGCCGTGGATCAAAATGTGTGGTATATTTAAATGGACAATATTGGGGAGTATATGATTTAAGAGACAATCCGGATGATCACGACAATACTAAATTTTATTATGGACAAGATAAATACAATTTGTATTACATCGAAACTTGGGGTCAAACTTGGGCACAATATGGAGGACAACCGGCACTTAATGATTGGAGTGCACTGAGAACTTTTATTCTTTCAAATAGCATGGCTAATTCCGCCAACTTTCAGTATGTTAGCGATCGACTCGATGTGAAAAGTTTAGTTGATTATGTTGCTGTAAACATGTTTACTGTTTGCTCCGATTGGCTAAATTGGAATACTGCCTGGTGGCGTGGACTCGATTCGAGTGGAACGCACTTAAAATGGGGATATACACTTTGGGACAACGATGCAACCTATGGGCACTATATTAATTATACCAACATTCCTGATACTTCTTCTGCTGCAGACCCATGCGATCCGGAAACATTAAATGGAAGTTCAGACCCCCAAGATCACATTGGAATACTATTGGCTTTGCGTCAGAATCCGGGTTTTAACCAGTACTACCTTACACGAATGCTCGATTTATGGAACACAACGTTTAGTTGCGAAAATTTATTGGCAAAACTGGATAGCACTGAAAATTTAATTGACCCTGAAATGGCACAGCACTCAACACGCTGGTCGGGAACTTACACCGAGTGGAAAAGCAATGTGGCTCAACTGCGCACCTTTATTACAAATCGTTGCAGCGATTTAACCACAGGATTTATGAGTTGCTATAATTTAACCGGACCCCATACTGTTACAGTGGATGCACAACCTGTCGGTACAGGAACAGTGCAGTTTAATTCGGTTAACCTAACAAATTTACCTTGGACCGGAACATATTTTGGAAATATTGGAAGCAATATAATTGCTAAATCGCTTGACACTGCATATCATTTTGCAAGTTGGAGTGCCAATAGCCAAACAATAAATCCCAATGTGCAATCGGATACTGCAAATTTAATATTGACCAATTCCGATACCATTATTGCTCATTTTATTAATCCTTCATCGGTAAAGCCAATGCCAGCTTCGGGGGTTTCTTTCTCGGTGTATCCAACTTTAATTAATTCAAGTACTACCATCACTTACGAATTAGCAGAGGCACAAGCTGTGCAACTTAGTATATATTCCTCACAAGGTAAATTGCTCACAAGTATGGTTAATCCTAGCACCAAACAAAACGCTGGTACTTACAAGGTACAATTGGATTTTGGCAGCAGCAAATTAGCAGCTGATGTTTATCTAGTTAAACTAAATGCAGGAAACTATTCAAAAAGTATTAAAGTGGTTTATTTGCCTTAGCGACTTTTAAATCGGTTTAAACAAAAAGGAAGGCCAAATTAAATGGAACCTTCCTTTTTGTTTAATTATTTCACTACAACCATATTCTGTTCATCACCCAAATCACCATTTACAAATAGCTGAACGTGATAAACTCCTTCAGATAAGCTGAGTTTTTTGAATTCATACCTATTCGTGCCACTTACATCTTGCTGTAAAATCAATTTTCCGGTGTAATCATAAACTTTAAGATTAGCACTTGCTTTTTTATCAAATACAAATTCATAAACTGCATTACCATCGCTAGGGCTTGGGAATAATTTATAGGAGGAAACGAAACCACCATCCTGATTCAAATTTGCTTTTCTATTTTGAGGAATAGGATTATAAT containing:
- a CDS encoding CotH kinase family protein, whose product is MKYFSFLTPLFICCILCASTTNVSAQIVINEFSASNLSQYVDNHSDYNDWIELYNNSSSAINIGGYYLSDDTLNKTKWQIPSTAVIAANGFMRFWASGRNEFIVGNYHTNFSLKQTKSTHEYIVLSDASATIIDFIDIHKKTQLGHSYGRKPDGAATWGVFISPSPNTSNTAAVYPGYVAKPSFSVAPGFYASAISVDITCADSLATIRYTLDGSQPTTVSPIYTGPITIASTKVIKAMAYNTASGKLPSFVAYESIFINVNHTLPVVSISASALTSLANNINANLTPFGSFEYFNDAQVLTAKSYGEFNRHGQDSWANSQRSLDFVSRDEMGYNHAVEEVLFNTTTRNDYQRVILRAAGDDNYPADHDPDNIGSAHIRDAFIHNVAVQDKLDLDARRGSKCVVYLNGQYWGVYDLRDNPDDHDNTKFYYGQDKYNLYYIETWGQTWAQYGGQPALNDWSALRTFILSNSMANSANFQYVSDRLDVKSLVDYVAVNMFTVCSDWLNWNTAWWRGLDSSGTHLKWGYTLWDNDATYGHYINYTNIPDTSSAADPCDPETLNGSSDPQDHIGILLALRQNPGFNQYYLTRMLDLWNTTFSCENLLAKLDSTENLIDPEMAQHSTRWSGTYTEWKSNVAQLRTFITNRCSDLTTGFMSCYNLTGPHTVTVDAQPVGTGTVQFNSVNLTNLPWTGTYFGNIGSNIIAKSLDTAYHFASWSANSQTINPNVQSDTANLILTNSDTIIAHFINPSSVKPMPASGVSFSVYPTLINSSTTITYELAEAQAVQLSIYSSQGKLLTSMVNPSTKQNAGTYKVQLDFGSSKLAADVYLVKLNAGNYSKSIKVVYLP